One window from the genome of Candidatus Eisenbacteria bacterium encodes:
- a CDS encoding sugar ABC transporter permease produces MQARAAWGFLAPALTLLAVFFFVPIVAGLLMSFTDFDLYAIGSPDTIRFVGLGNYRQVLTDGEFWRAMRNTAFFVGVGGPLSVLTSLVAALLVNAKLARAKGFFRTVYFLPVVTTMVAVAIVWRYLLQPRYGLINAGLGGLGLPAVDWLGDPHWAMPAIILLAVWKNFGYNMLIFIAGLQAIPEELHEAAELDGAGARARFWHVTLPALGPTFLFVGVMTMIGQFQIFAEPYVMTQGGPLRSTVTVVLLMYEQGFRWWRMGLATSMAFVLFLVTLAATAVQMKLQGGRR; encoded by the coding sequence GTGCAGGCGCGGGCGGCGTGGGGCTTTCTCGCCCCGGCGCTGACGCTGCTCGCCGTCTTCTTCTTCGTTCCGATCGTCGCCGGGTTGCTGATGAGCTTCACCGACTTCGACCTCTACGCGATCGGCTCGCCCGACACGATCCGGTTCGTGGGCCTCGGCAACTACCGGCAGGTGCTGACCGATGGCGAGTTCTGGCGCGCGATGCGCAACACCGCCTTCTTCGTCGGCGTCGGCGGGCCGCTGTCGGTGCTGACCTCGCTGGTCGCCGCGCTGCTCGTGAACGCGAAGCTCGCGCGGGCGAAGGGCTTCTTCCGCACCGTCTACTTCCTGCCGGTCGTCACCACCATGGTCGCGGTCGCGATCGTCTGGCGCTACCTGCTGCAGCCGCGCTACGGGCTGATCAACGCCGGGCTCGGCGGCCTCGGCCTGCCGGCCGTGGACTGGCTCGGGGACCCGCACTGGGCGATGCCGGCGATCATCCTGCTCGCCGTGTGGAAGAACTTCGGCTACAACATGCTCATCTTCATCGCCGGCCTGCAGGCGATCCCCGAGGAGCTGCACGAGGCCGCGGAGCTGGACGGCGCCGGAGCGCGCGCGCGGTTCTGGCACGTCACGCTGCCGGCCCTGGGCCCGACCTTCCTGTTCGTGGGCGTGATGACGATGATCGGGCAGTTCCAGATCTTCGCCGAGCCGTACGTGATGACGCAGGGCGGGCCGCTGCGCTCGACGGTCACGGTCGTGCTGCTCATGTACGAGCAGGGATTCCGCTGGTGGCGCATGGGGCTCGCGACCTCGATGGCGTTCGTGCTGTTCCTGGTGACGCTCGCCGCGACCGCCGTGCAGATGAAGCTGCAGGGAGGGAGGCGGTGA
- a CDS encoding carbohydrate ABC transporter permease, with protein sequence MVSASLMPTGAANTVPPPFLPPRVTFEHYRDLFTRLNLARTFGNSMVVTVGATLASLVINAMAGYAFAKLRFAGRERLFQVLMAALVIPAQVGMMPLFLMVKGLGLVNTLPGVMIPALASIFGIFMIRQFALAIPDDLLDAARLDGAGEFEIFRTIVLPVLAPILVTLATFTFLSTWNDFMWPLIVLSDDAKYTLPVALANLSGEHVQDTELMMAGAVLTVLPVLALFLVMQRSYVRGVMMGSVKG encoded by the coding sequence ATGGTGTCGGCCTCGCTCATGCCCACCGGCGCCGCGAACACGGTGCCGCCGCCGTTCCTGCCGCCCCGCGTCACCTTCGAGCACTACCGGGACCTGTTCACGCGGTTGAACCTGGCGCGCACCTTCGGCAACAGCATGGTCGTCACCGTGGGCGCGACGCTCGCCTCGCTGGTCATCAACGCCATGGCGGGCTACGCGTTCGCGAAGCTGCGCTTCGCCGGGCGCGAGCGGCTCTTCCAGGTGCTCATGGCCGCGCTCGTCATTCCGGCCCAGGTCGGAATGATGCCGCTGTTCCTGATGGTCAAGGGGCTCGGCCTCGTCAACACGCTCCCCGGGGTGATGATCCCGGCGCTGGCGAGCATCTTCGGCATCTTCATGATCCGGCAGTTCGCGCTGGCGATTCCCGACGACCTGCTGGACGCGGCGCGGCTCGACGGCGCGGGGGAGTTCGAGATCTTCCGCACCATCGTCCTGCCGGTGCTCGCCCCGATCCTCGTGACGCTCGCGACCTTCACCTTCCTCTCGACCTGGAACGACTTCATGTGGCCGCTGATCGTGCTCAGCGACGACGCGAAGTACACGCTCCCGGTGGCGCTCGCGAACCTCTCGGGCGAACACGTGCAGGACACCGAGCTGATGATGGCCGGCGCCGTGCTGACCGTTCTGCCGGTCCTGGCGCTGTTCCTCGTCATGCAGCGCTCGTACGTTCGCGGCGTGATGATGGGGAGCGTGAAGGGATGA
- a CDS encoding discoidin domain-containing protein: MTRVRRPVLASACALALALPGVAVAQSPPARPARPATPAVTLAPGPVVIDGFESTAPWSATPSDGVSLALASDAGVHGRSLRLDFDFHGGGGYAVAHRKLALDLPANYRITFRVRGDGPPNNLEFKLIDAGGDNVWWCNRRDFEFPRDWSEQVIRRREVSFAWGPLGGGEPGHIAAIEFAITAGSGGKGSVWLDDLELQPLPPPDTTAHALLAHASSELAGRPASFAIDGDPRTYWASGDFDPTPWFALDLGAQREIGGLVLDWLPDEQALDYLVEMSADGRAWRTVGTVRGSNGGRDWVSLPGAEGRYLRVRMLRRMSSSGVSLANVQVEPLEWSATPNDFLRAVALDAPRGGWPRTLRGEMAYWTVVGQDFDSAEGLVDEYGRLESGKGGWSVEPFLRTGGRLLTWADLSASPALVEGRLPMPVVKLAGGGLELGVTAFATGEPESSSLVARYRLRNTGTKRVDATLVLALRPLQVNPPSQFLNTVGGFAPLRSLAIDSTVALANGDRGVTLLVRPTAWGATPFASGEISEWLREGRLPPWSAVTDSTALASGALEYALSLAPGEEREVAILVPLHGPPAPRAFADDAGALAWASRTQRQAEAAWRARLDRVTIRVPAALEVVNALKAQLGWVLVNRDGPAIQPGSRSYERSWIRDGCLTSSALLRLGETRAVREFIEWFAPFQYANGKVPCCADRRGADPVPENDSHGELVYLIAEYTRFTGDLDLARRMWPHVAAAVAWLDTLRAQRRGPQWRSPENARFFGLLPPSISHEGYSAKPMHSYWDDLFALRGYKDAAWLAGQLGLPDRARIEASRDTFTRDLVASYRATMREKRIDWLAGCADLGDFDATSTSIALDPVNAEDVLPDSALRRTFEIYWGNFERRRLGREPWDAYTPYEWRNVGAFVRLGWRDRAQTALAWFMRDRRPPGFEHWAEVVWNGERREKFIGDMPHTWVGTDFARAVITMLAYERERDSSLVIAAGVPSEWLADSGVVVRGLNTRWGPLSYSLRREPAGRGRERVVLSLEATALRVPPGGLQVPLPPLPRGWSATASATRSARPVTLAPVLTVRALPAEVTWEGPAARRRKAPAGR; the protein is encoded by the coding sequence ATGACCCGCGTGCGCCGCCCGGTCCTCGCCTCCGCCTGCGCGCTGGCGCTCGCCCTCCCGGGGGTGGCCGTCGCGCAGTCGCCGCCCGCACGACCGGCGCGCCCCGCCACCCCGGCGGTGACGCTCGCTCCGGGCCCCGTCGTGATCGACGGCTTCGAGAGCACGGCTCCCTGGTCGGCCACGCCCTCCGACGGCGTCTCGCTCGCGCTCGCCTCCGACGCGGGCGTTCACGGGCGTTCGCTGCGGCTCGATTTCGACTTCCACGGCGGCGGCGGCTACGCCGTCGCGCACCGCAAGCTGGCGCTGGACCTGCCCGCCAACTACCGGATCACCTTCCGCGTCCGGGGCGACGGGCCGCCCAACAACCTCGAGTTCAAGCTGATCGACGCCGGCGGTGACAACGTCTGGTGGTGCAATCGGCGCGACTTCGAGTTCCCGCGCGACTGGTCCGAGCAGGTGATCCGCCGCCGGGAGGTGTCGTTCGCCTGGGGGCCGCTCGGCGGCGGCGAGCCGGGGCACATCGCGGCGATCGAGTTCGCCATCACCGCCGGATCGGGCGGCAAGGGCTCGGTGTGGCTCGACGACCTCGAACTGCAGCCGCTGCCCCCTCCGGACACGACCGCGCACGCGCTGCTCGCGCACGCCTCGAGCGAGCTGGCCGGGCGTCCGGCCTCGTTCGCGATTGACGGCGACCCGCGCACCTACTGGGCGAGCGGGGACTTCGACCCGACGCCCTGGTTCGCGCTCGACCTGGGCGCGCAGCGCGAGATCGGCGGACTCGTCCTGGACTGGCTCCCCGACGAGCAGGCGCTCGACTACCTCGTCGAGATGTCGGCGGACGGCCGGGCGTGGCGCACCGTCGGCACGGTGCGCGGCAGCAACGGCGGCCGGGACTGGGTGAGCCTGCCCGGCGCCGAGGGCCGCTACCTGCGCGTGCGGATGCTGCGGCGGATGAGCTCGAGCGGAGTGTCCCTGGCGAACGTCCAGGTCGAGCCGCTCGAGTGGTCCGCGACACCGAACGATTTCCTGCGCGCCGTGGCCCTCGATGCGCCGCGCGGCGGCTGGCCGCGGACGCTGCGCGGGGAGATGGCCTACTGGACGGTCGTGGGCCAGGACTTCGACTCGGCCGAGGGGCTGGTGGACGAATACGGCCGGCTCGAGAGCGGCAAGGGCGGCTGGTCGGTGGAGCCGTTCCTGCGCACCGGTGGACGGCTCCTGACCTGGGCCGACCTGAGCGCGTCGCCCGCGCTCGTCGAAGGCCGGCTGCCGATGCCCGTGGTGAAGCTCGCGGGCGGCGGCCTCGAGCTCGGCGTGACCGCGTTCGCGACCGGCGAGCCGGAATCCTCCTCGCTGGTCGCCCGCTACCGTCTGCGCAACACGGGAACGAAACGCGTGGACGCGACGCTGGTGCTGGCGCTGCGGCCACTGCAGGTGAATCCGCCGTCGCAGTTCCTCAACACTGTCGGCGGTTTCGCGCCTCTGCGCTCGCTGGCGATCGACTCGACGGTCGCGCTCGCCAACGGCGATCGGGGAGTGACGCTGCTCGTGCGGCCTACGGCGTGGGGAGCGACGCCGTTCGCCTCGGGCGAGATCTCGGAGTGGCTGCGCGAGGGCCGGCTGCCGCCGTGGAGCGCGGTCACCGATTCGACCGCCCTCGCCTCGGGCGCGCTCGAGTACGCCTTGTCGCTCGCGCCGGGGGAGGAGCGCGAAGTGGCGATCCTCGTGCCGTTGCACGGTCCGCCCGCGCCGCGCGCCTTCGCCGACGACGCCGGAGCGCTGGCCTGGGCGTCGCGCACGCAGCGGCAGGCGGAAGCCGCCTGGCGCGCGCGGCTCGACCGCGTGACGATCCGCGTGCCCGCGGCGCTCGAGGTCGTGAACGCCCTCAAGGCGCAGCTCGGCTGGGTGCTCGTCAACCGCGACGGTCCCGCGATCCAGCCGGGGTCGCGCTCGTACGAGCGCTCGTGGATTCGCGACGGCTGCCTGACCTCGTCGGCGCTGCTGCGCCTCGGCGAGACCCGCGCCGTGCGCGAGTTCATCGAGTGGTTCGCGCCGTTCCAGTACGCGAACGGAAAGGTGCCCTGCTGCGCCGACCGGCGCGGCGCCGATCCGGTTCCCGAGAACGACAGCCACGGCGAGCTGGTGTACCTGATCGCCGAGTACACGCGCTTCACCGGGGATCTCGATCTGGCGCGGCGCATGTGGCCGCACGTCGCGGCGGCGGTCGCCTGGCTGGACACCCTGCGCGCCCAGCGGCGCGGCCCGCAGTGGCGCTCGCCCGAGAACGCGCGCTTCTTCGGACTGCTGCCGCCGTCCATCAGCCATGAGGGCTACTCCGCGAAGCCGATGCACTCCTACTGGGACGACCTGTTCGCGCTGCGCGGTTACAAGGACGCCGCCTGGCTCGCCGGGCAGCTGGGATTGCCGGACCGCGCGCGGATCGAAGCCTCGCGCGACACGTTCACCCGGGACCTCGTCGCCTCGTACCGCGCGACGATGCGCGAGAAGCGCATTGACTGGCTCGCCGGCTGCGCCGACCTGGGCGATTTCGACGCCACCTCCACCTCGATCGCGCTCGACCCCGTCAACGCCGAGGACGTCCTGCCCGATTCGGCGCTGCGCCGGACGTTCGAAATTTACTGGGGGAACTTCGAGCGCCGCCGGCTCGGCCGCGAGCCGTGGGACGCCTACACGCCCTACGAGTGGCGCAACGTCGGCGCGTTCGTGCGGCTCGGCTGGCGCGATCGCGCGCAGACGGCGCTGGCGTGGTTCATGAGGGACCGCCGCCCGCCGGGTTTCGAACACTGGGCCGAGGTCGTGTGGAACGGCGAGCGGCGCGAGAAGTTCATCGGCGACATGCCGCACACGTGGGTCGGCACGGACTTCGCGCGCGCGGTGATCACGATGCTCGCCTACGAGCGCGAGCGGGACTCCTCGCTGGTGATCGCCGCCGGCGTGCCGAGCGAGTGGCTCGCCGACTCCGGCGTGGTCGTACGCGGGCTGAACACGCGCTGGGGACCGCTCTCGTACTC